GGCGAGGTCGGGGTGATCGTGATGGAAGGATCGCTGGACATCGCGGCGATGGGCAACCTGATGGCGACGGCCGCGGTGGAGCGCGGCATGGCCGGCATGGTGCTGGACGGCGCCATTCGCGATCTGTGGGACGTGCGGCGGATGGGGCTCACCGTCTATGCCCGGTCGAAGTCGCCGCGGACGGCGGTCGGCCACTATGCCACCGTCGCCAGGAACGTTCCCGTCGAGTGCGGCGGCGTCACCGTGCGTCCGGGAGACATCATCGTCGCCGACGAGGATGGCGTGGTGGTGGTGCCGCAGGACCGCGCCGCGGAGGTGCTCAAACGCGCCCAGGCGATCGACCAGCAGGAGAGCGGCATGTTCCCGTTCATCCGGGAGTTCAAGTCGCTCTCCAAAGCCATCGCCAAGTTCAACCGGATCTGAAGGAGCCTGGTATGAGATTGCTTGTCGCGGGCGCCGGCCTCGCCCTGGTCGTCGCCGCGGCCCCGCAGGAGGCCGCGCTCAAGGACCTGATGCCGAAGGGGATGGTGATCGGTGCCGCCATCAACCAGCGGCAGTTCGACGGGGTGGATACCGCTGCCGTCGAGATCATCACGAAACAGTTCAACCAGATCAGCCCGGAGAACGCGCTGAAGTTCCAGCCGACGCAGCCGGCGGCCGACCGCTACACCTTCGAGGCCGCCGATCGCTACGTGCAGTTCGGCGTCGATCGCCGCATGCAGGTGATCGGGCACACCCTCGTCTGGCACAACCAGACGGGCGCGTGGGTGTTCCAGGGGGAGGACGGCAAGCCCGCCGATCGCGAGACGCTGCTGGCGCGGATGCGCGATCACATCCGCACCGTGATGGGGCGCTACAAAGGGAAGATTCACGGGTGGGACGTCGTCAACGAGGCGATCGACGAAGACGGTTCCCTGCGCAAGTCCCCGTGGCAGGTCGGCATCGGCGACGACTACGTGGCCAAGGCGTTCGAGTTCGCCCGCGAGGCCGACCCTGGCGCGGAGCTGTATTACAACGACTTCAACCTCGAGAAGCCCGCGAAGCGCGCGGGGGTGATCAAGCTGGTGAAGGATCTCCAGGCGCGCAAGCTGCGCATCGACGGCATCGGCAACCAGGCGCACTGGCGGCTCGAGACCCCCACGATCGACGAGATCGACGCGACGCTCGTGGATCTGCACGCCACCGGGCTGAAGGTGATGTACACCGAGCTCGACATCAATCTCCTGCCGAATACGCCGCGCGGCGCCGATCCGGCGGTGGCCAACCCCTACGCGAACGGACTGCCGGACGAGGTGCAGCAGCAGCTCGCGCGCCGCTACGCCGACGTGTTCCGGGTGTTCGTCAAACATCGCGATGCCGTCACCCGCGTCACGTTCTGGGGCCTGAGCGACGCCGACTCGTGGCTGAACCGCGGGCGCATGAACTATCCGCTGCTGTGGGATCGACAGCGTCAGCCGAAGCCGGCGTTCAACGCCGTCGTCGACGTGCTGCGCAGCGCGAGATGAGCAGCCTCCGGCATCCGGAGCCGGCGTGCGGTGATGCCGCCGGCTTCGTTGCCCGGCGGTGCGCTCAGCTCGCGGGAGGGTTCAAGGGAGAGCGATCGATCAGCGTCCACTGGAGCGCCGGCGTCAGCGGGGACACCGCCCATTCGCCGGCGGTCAGCGACCACCACCGGCCGGTCCCGCCGGTGGCACCACGCTCCTCGCCGCCGTCGAGCGCCAGGCCGACCTCGCCCCAGACCTGCAACTGTCGATGGCCCGCAAAGTCGGGAAACACAAGGGCCGCCCGAGGATTGACGGCGAAGTTGCCGAGCGTGCCGAACATCGAGTTGCCCGGATAGTCGGGGACCCAGAGCCGGCGTCCCTCGACCTTGACGAATCCCGGCTCTCCTCCGCGGTGGGAGACGTCGACCCGTCCTTGCGGATGCGCGCTCGCGACGAAGAAGGTGTCGGCGCTGCGAATCCACTCGATCACCGCGGGCGTCAGCGTCGTTCCCCGCTCCGCCTGCGCGGGCGGGTCGACCCGCGGCGTGACGGCGACCGCTTCGCGGCGCTGGATGTACTTCGGGCAGTTCGGGAACGCCTCTTCGACCTGCACCCGAACGGTGTCCGCCGTCGCATCGGCGATCCGGCCGTTGACGCGCAGCCGCCGCCGGGTCGTCAGCTCGATGAACAGGACGCCGACCTGTCCGCCTGGCTGCAGTCCGGGCAGCGGCGCCGCCAGTGTCTCCACCGCATGCGCCGGCAGCCGCAGCGTCAGGGAAGAGCCTTCCGTGTCGGAAGAGGCAAACCCTCTCTCCCCACCGACGAACGACGCCTGCACGCGACCTGCCGGCGAGAGCGAGGCAATCACGCAGTACTGCTGCTCGGCGACGAACGGTCGCGCGCGCGGCGGGATGAGGTGTCCGATCCCGCGGGAGTTCAGGATCGCCCGGGCGCGTTCGCCGGTGCGCTCCTGGACGGTCACTTCGCCGGCATGGAACGGGTCGCGTGACATGTGAACGCCTTTCGAGGTGAGTGGAACGCGGCCGCCGCGCGGCGCGGCAGCCGCCTCCGCGTCTAGAAGGTCACCAGCTGGTAGCCGGCGTCGAGATACTTCGACAGGTCCACCACACCCGAGGTCCCCGGAATCGCCCTCTCGTTCACCAGCGGCACCCCGCAGGCCTGCACCGACGCGGTGGCGCCGAAGACGTCGGCGCAGCCGCCGCAGACGCCGACGACGCGGTCCTCGACGGCCTGGTAGAGGGCATGGGCCGGATGTTCCGGCTTGACGACTTCGGCGGCCCAGCGCACGCCGGCCCCCTGAAAGATGAGCGCGACATCCTGCTGGTTCTCGCGCAGTTCATAGGTGACGAACAAGGCGTTGAAGAGGCGGCCCAGCGCCTCGTCCGATCCGGACTTGGGATCGGAGAACACGACGACGGCGGTTTTCGACATGACACACTCCTGAGATATGTTTACCGTTCGTTCGGTAATATACGCAGTGTGGTCCGGCCGCGGCGGCCTGTCAAGTTGTTTCTTTACCGTTCGTTCGGTATGCTGTCTGGCGGAGGTGGGGATGGGACGCAGGCCGACGGTGGACGACGACGAGCTGATCGCCAGCCTGAGCCGGGTGTTTCGCGACGTCGGCTTCGAGGGGGCGACGCTGTCGATGCTCGAACGCGCCACCGGACTGAAGAAGGCCAGCCTCTACCATCGCTTTCCGGACGGCAAGGCGCAGATGGCGGCGGAGGTCCTCGGCGCGGCCGGCAGCTGGCTCGAATCGAATGTCCTCTCGCCGCTGCGCGGCACGCAATCCCCCCGGACGCGCGTCGACGCCCTGGTCAAGCGGCTCGACCAGTTCTACTCCGGCGGCAGGCAGGCGTGTCTCTTGAACATGCTCTCGTCGTCCCGCATCCAGGATGGTCCCTTCACCGCGACCATCCGGCAGATGTTCGAGGCGCTGGCCGAGGCGCTGGCGGCGGTGGCGAAGGATGCGGGCGCCGACGCACGAACGGCGCGGGCCCGGGCCGAGCGCGTGATCATGCTGCTGCAGGGGAGCCTGGTGCTGTCCCGCGGGGTCGGCTCCACGCGTCCGTTCCGCGAGTTTCTCAGGTCGCTTCCCGCCGAGCTGCTGCACGCCGGAAAGTAGGAACGTTCGAGGTTCGGGCCGGCGGCGGGATTTCCCGCGGGCCCCGGAAATAGTTCCCTGCGGCGTCGGGCGGTAGCGCGCCCGCCTCCCTGCCGTGCCGCGACGCAGCCCGGCGGATCGGCAGCACGGGCTTTGCAGCGTGCTCCACGATTCAGGACTCACCGATGGCTGCACTCTTCGCTCGCCCGCCGGCGATTGCCGCGCTCTGCCTGGTTCTCATGGCTGCGGGTTCCTCGTCCGCGCAGGAGCGGTACGGGGGCATCACTGGTGTGGTCAGGGACCAAAGCGGCGGCGTGCTCCCCGGCGTCACCGTGACGCTGACCGAGCAGGCCGGCGGCCGTGCGATCGTGACCGTGAGCGACGCCGAAGGCGCCTATCGCGCGGTCCGCCTCGAGCCGGGCCGCTACCAAATCAAGTTCGCGTTGAGCGGCTTCGCGCTGTTCGAGCAGGCGGCCGTCGTGATTCTCCTCGGCAGGACCGTCGAACTCGATGCCACGCTCGCCATCTCCGGCGTGGCGGAGACCGTGCAGGTGATGACCGGCCCCGCGCCGCTCATCGACGTCAGGACGGTGACGGTCGCGCACAACATGGCCGCCGAGGAGTTCGACCTGCTGCCGAAGACGCGCGCCTTCACGTCGCTGGCGGCGATCGCCCCGACGGTGAACGCCGGGGTGATCGAAGGCGGCCTGCAGGTGAACGGGGCCAGCGCCGCCGAGAACGCGTTCACCATCGACGGGGTGATCGTCAACAGCCTGATCCACGCGCGCCCGCGCCAGAGCGCGGCCTTCGAGTACTTGCAGGAAGTCCAGGTGAAGACCGCCGGCGTCTCCGCCGAGTACGGCGGCGCCCTCGGCGGCGTCATCAGCGCCGTCACGCGTTCGGGGGGCAACCGGTTCAGGGGGGAAGCGCACTACTTCTACGAGGGCAGCGCGCTGGCCGCGGCGCCGGTCTCCCGCCTCGTCCTCGACCCGATCGACGACCGCCGCGTCACCTACGTCCAGGACGCCGGGGGCTCCGACGATCGTCACGAACTCGGCGGCTCGCTTGGCGGGCCGATTGCCAGGGATCGCGTGTTCTTCTTCGCGTCGGCGTCGCCGCAGCTGGTGCGCCGCGCGTATCCGTATCTCTTCGGCGCGGCCGATCGCGGCACGATCGCGCAGCGTCAGACGGCGCACCAGGCATTCGGCAAGATCAGCGTGGCCGCCGGCCGGCTCAACGCCTACGCGACGGTGCTGCACACGCCGGTGGCGTCGACCGGCACGCTGCCCGCGTACGACGGCACGATCCCCAACAGCATCGTCAGCTCGCGCGCCGCGAATGCCGTCAACGACCGTCGCGGCTTCGACGTCTCCGCCACGTCCACCAGCGTCAACGTCGATCTGCTGCTCTCGGGATCCTCGATGCTGACGCTGCGGGGCGGGTTCTTCCACGACTCGTATTCGGATGCCGGGATCCCGAACGTCACGAGCGTCACCTACCAGACGTCCAACGTCGGGCTGGCCGGCATCCCTGCTTCCTGGCAGGGACCGGCCGGCACGAGCAACACGCCGCGCGCGATGATCGTCGCGCACGACACGACGTCGCGCTCGTTCGGCGGCATCGATTACACGAAGATGTTTGCCGCCGCCGGCCGGCACCAGCTCAAGGGGGGAGCCGCGGTGCAATGGACCGCGAATGACGTCGAGGCCGCCTATCCGGGCGGCTACGTGTTCGTCTATTGGGATCGGACCTTCTCCTTCGGCGGCGCGACCGGACGCGGGCCATACGGCTACTACGAAGTGCACGATCGCGGCATTCGCGGCCGGGCGAGCGCGCCGATGACGGCGCTGTACGTGCAGGACGAATGGCGGGCGGGATCGCGCCTCACGTTCGACCTCGGCGTGCGCGCCGAGAACGAGCGCCTGCCGACCTACCGTCCGGATCTCAGGAGATACGCCTTCCGCTTCGGATTCGGCGACCGCGTCGCGCCGCGGCTGGGCGTGGCGTTCGATGCCGGCCGCGACGGGCGCCTCAAGCTCTTTGCGAGCTGGGGCCGCTACTACGACTGGACGAAATACGAGCTGCCTCGCGATTCGTTCGGCGCCGACTTCTGGACCATCCGCTATCGGGCGCTGGAGTCGCCGGACGTGTCATCGCTCGGTCTCGACAACGCGCCCGGCCGCGACCTCTGGATCGTGCCCGGCACCGTCCGCGATCAGCGCGTGCCGAGCTTCGACAACATCGATCCGCAGCTCGAGCCGACCTGGCAGGACAGCACCAGCGCCGGATTGGAGTTCCAGATCGCGCCCGCGACGGTCGTCACGGCCCGCTACGTGCGAACCGATCTGCGGCAGGTCATCGACGACATCGGCGCGTTGATCGGCGGCAATACGGTGCTGATGATTGCGAATCCGGGATCGGGCCGCGCGCGAACGATGCCCACGTCCGGGCTGACGGCGCCGTTCCCGACACCGGCCGTGAAACGGCAGTACGACGGGCTCGATGTCGGGATTACGCGGCGCCTGGCGAACCGGTGGTTCGGCGGCGCGAGCTACACCCTCAGCCGCCTCTACGGCAATTACGGCGGGTTGGCGAGCTCCGACGAGATCCGGACGCCGACGACGGGCGCCAGCTTCAAGACGCACCAGCAACAGTCCGGCAGCGTCGCGAATCCCGGCGGCAGCGTCAACAACGCGTGGAACCTCGATCAGGTGGTGTGGGATGCGCACGGGCGGCTGGACGTCGCCGGCCGGCTCGCCACCGACCGGCCGCACGTGCTGAAGCTCTACGGAGGAGGAACGCTGGCGGCGGGCACCGATCTCGGGATGACCGTGCTGGCCGCGAGCGGGACCCCGATCAGCACCTACGTCAACACGACCGCGCAGGCCGAAGTGTTCGTCAACGGGCGCGGCGACATGGGACGGACGCCGGCGCTGACGCAGACCGACGCCGTGCTCGCGCACCAGTTCGCATTTCCCGGCCGCAGCCGGCTGCGCCTGCAGCTCACCGTGCTCAATGTCTTCAACCAGAAGACGCCGCGCCACCTCTTCAACTGGCTCAATCGCGGCGCCGGCATCGCGCGCGCATCGTCAGCCATCGATCTGAGCCGGATCGATCTGGCGAAGGGCTACGACTATGAGGCGCTGATCCGCGCCACGCCGGACGGGGCGAACGCCTTCGATCCCCGCTACGGCAAGGCCGACCTGTTCAACGACGGGCGGCAGGCGCAGCTGATGGTGCGGATCGCGTTCTGAGATCGCCGTATCCTCGTTTCGTGATGTCGCTCGACCGCTTTCGTGAGGCGCAGAATTCAGCGTTCGCCGGATTCGACACGGCGCTGGACGAGCTGCGCTCGGGCGGAAAGCGCAGCCACTGGATCTGGTACGTCTTCCCGCAGCTCGACGGCCTGGGATCGTCCACCTACGCGCGAACGTTCGCGCTGAATGGTGTCGCGGAAGCGGAGGAGTACCTTCGCGACCCGGAACTGCGCCGGCGGCTGCTCGGCGTGACCACGGTGGTCGCCGAGCAGCTTCGCAAGGGCACGGCCGTCGACGTGTTGATGGGATCCGACATCGATGCGAAGAAGCTCGTCTCGTCGCTGACGCTTTTCCGTCACGTCGCGCGGTCGCTGCCCGGACGCAAGGGATCCGACGAGTATGCGGCGCTGGCGCGCGCCGCGGACGACGTGTTGGCGGTCGCCGCGGCCCAGGGATATCCGCCGTGCGCGTACACGCTGGGCCGGCTCAGAAGCTCACCTTGAGCGCCACCTGCATGATCCGCTCGCCGGCGCTCGCCAGCGGACGTCCGAAGGTCGTCGATCGCGTCAGCGTGGTGCCGGCGACGCTGTAGTAGGTCGCGTCCAGGCTGCTGAAGTTGCTGCGGTTGAACAGGTTGAAGGCTTCCCAGATGAGCGTCATCCGCGCGGCGCCGATCGGCACGTCGCGGGCGATGCGCGGATCGAAGCTCACGACGGCCGGCAGTCTGAACTGATTCCGGCGGGTGCCGGGCGCGATGTCGTTCCGGGTGTTGCCGTCGTTGTTCAGATCGACGGCGCCCACGCGTGCGGTGTACGGCTGACCCGACTGCGCCGTCAGAATCGCGCTGACCGTCCAGCCGCGGGCGAACGCGCCGGCGAGACCCTCGCCGGCGAAGGCGTTCGTGCTGAACACGGCGCTGCCGACGAAGCGGTGGCGCTGATCGTTGTTGCCGGCGGTCCGGTCCGCCTCGAAGTCCGCGGGATTCGACGCGTATTTCAGATCGTCGCCGGCGTTGCCCGGCACGACCGCCGTGGCGTCGGGCACGGTGTCTTCGACCTTGCCCAGGGTGTAAGCGGCGCGCAGCTGGAGGCTGCCCGCGAACCGCCGGTTCAATTCCACGGTGACGCCGTTGTAGCGTGATTCGGCGGTCGATTCGAACGCAATCACGCGCTGGAAGCTGGCGAAGCGGCGATCGGTTCCGAAGAACGGATACGCGAACGTCTCTCCGCTGCCCGCGACCGTGAACGTCCGCGTCGACGGCGTGCCGAGGTTGCGATCGATGGAGCGCGGCAGGGCGGTGCCGTCGACGAACAGAAAGGTCACCGACAGGCTCGTCTGCGGCAGCAGCTGCCACTCGACGGCGGCATTGGCCTGCATCAACCGCGAATTGCGGAAATCCTGGTCGATGTAGAAGATGCTCGGCCGCGCGGCGACGCCGCTGGATGGGATCTGCGCGAACTTCTGCGGATAGGTCGGCACGGCGTCTCCCGTGAAGGTGAGCGAGACGATGTTCACGCCGTTGTTCGAATGCGCGGTGCCGAGCATGATCGAGGGGGTGCGGCCGTAGAACAGTCCCCAGCCGCCGCGCACGGCGAACGCGGATCCCCGGGGGCTCCACGCCAGGCCGAGCCGCGGGCCCCAGTTGTTGGTGTCCGCGTCGAGCCGGCTCGTGTCGATCCCGGCGGCGGCAAGCTGCGCGTCCGGGTTCCGCACCCGGGGCGCCTGCGTCTTCATCAGGTCGTAGCGCAGGCCGGCATTGACGGTCAGGTTCGGCGTCGCCTGCCATTGATCCTGGACGAAGAACGAATACTCCTGGATATCCGGCGTCGTCTCCGCGCCCGTCGTGTTCGGGCCGGCGAAATTCTGCTGATAGAACTCGTTGGCGCCGCTCGGCCGTCCGCCGGCGAACGAGGCGAGGCTGCGGAAGGTGTACGAGCCGCTGAAGAAGCCGGGGAAGCGGTTCAGGATGTCGTCGAACTGGAAATCGAACCCGGTCTTCACCTTGTGCACGCCGCGCGCCCACGTCAACGCGTCCGCCACCTGCCAGCGCTTGATCGTCGTCTCGCGCGGGCTGAAGAAGTTGCGGCCGATCACCAGCACCGTCGCGCCCCCCTGGCGCACCGTGGCTTCCGGATTGTCGCTGTTGGCAAAGCCGGGCTCGCCATCCTTCGCCCACTGCACGCGCGCCTCGTTGAGAAAC
This sequence is a window from Vicinamibacterales bacterium. Protein-coding genes within it:
- a CDS encoding endo-1,4-beta-xylanase, giving the protein MRLLVAGAGLALVVAAAPQEAALKDLMPKGMVIGAAINQRQFDGVDTAAVEIITKQFNQISPENALKFQPTQPAADRYTFEAADRYVQFGVDRRMQVIGHTLVWHNQTGAWVFQGEDGKPADRETLLARMRDHIRTVMGRYKGKIHGWDVVNEAIDEDGSLRKSPWQVGIGDDYVAKAFEFAREADPGAELYYNDFNLEKPAKRAGVIKLVKDLQARKLRIDGIGNQAHWRLETPTIDEIDATLVDLHATGLKVMYTELDINLLPNTPRGADPAVANPYANGLPDEVQQQLARRYADVFRVFVKHRDAVTRVTFWGLSDADSWLNRGRMNYPLLWDRQRQPKPAFNAVVDVLRSAR
- a CDS encoding pyridoxamine 5'-phosphate oxidase family protein, with translation MSRDPFHAGEVTVQERTGERARAILNSRGIGHLIPPRARPFVAEQQYCVIASLSPAGRVQASFVGGERGFASSDTEGSSLTLRLPAHAVETLAAPLPGLQPGGQVGVLFIELTTRRRLRVNGRIADATADTVRVQVEEAFPNCPKYIQRREAVAVTPRVDPPAQAERGTTLTPAVIEWIRSADTFFVASAHPQGRVDVSHRGGEPGFVKVEGRRLWVPDYPGNSMFGTLGNFAVNPRAALVFPDFAGHRQLQVWGEVGLALDGGEERGATGGTGRWWSLTAGEWAVSPLTPALQWTLIDRSPLNPPAS
- a CDS encoding DsrE family protein — its product is MSKTAVVVFSDPKSGSDEALGRLFNALFVTYELRENQQDVALIFQGAGVRWAAEVVKPEHPAHALYQAVEDRVVGVCGGCADVFGATASVQACGVPLVNERAIPGTSGVVDLSKYLDAGYQLVTF
- a CDS encoding helix-turn-helix domain-containing protein — encoded protein: MGRRPTVDDDELIASLSRVFRDVGFEGATLSMLERATGLKKASLYHRFPDGKAQMAAEVLGAAGSWLESNVLSPLRGTQSPRTRVDALVKRLDQFYSGGRQACLLNMLSSSRIQDGPFTATIRQMFEALAEALAAVAKDAGADARTARARAERVIMLLQGSLVLSRGVGSTRPFREFLRSLPAELLHAGK
- a CDS encoding TonB-dependent receptor; amino-acid sequence: MAALFARPPAIAALCLVLMAAGSSSAQERYGGITGVVRDQSGGVLPGVTVTLTEQAGGRAIVTVSDAEGAYRAVRLEPGRYQIKFALSGFALFEQAAVVILLGRTVELDATLAISGVAETVQVMTGPAPLIDVRTVTVAHNMAAEEFDLLPKTRAFTSLAAIAPTVNAGVIEGGLQVNGASAAENAFTIDGVIVNSLIHARPRQSAAFEYLQEVQVKTAGVSAEYGGALGGVISAVTRSGGNRFRGEAHYFYEGSALAAAPVSRLVLDPIDDRRVTYVQDAGGSDDRHELGGSLGGPIARDRVFFFASASPQLVRRAYPYLFGAADRGTIAQRQTAHQAFGKISVAAGRLNAYATVLHTPVASTGTLPAYDGTIPNSIVSSRAANAVNDRRGFDVSATSTSVNVDLLLSGSSMLTLRGGFFHDSYSDAGIPNVTSVTYQTSNVGLAGIPASWQGPAGTSNTPRAMIVAHDTTSRSFGGIDYTKMFAAAGRHQLKGGAAVQWTANDVEAAYPGGYVFVYWDRTFSFGGATGRGPYGYYEVHDRGIRGRASAPMTALYVQDEWRAGSRLTFDLGVRAENERLPTYRPDLRRYAFRFGFGDRVAPRLGVAFDAGRDGRLKLFASWGRYYDWTKYELPRDSFGADFWTIRYRALESPDVSSLGLDNAPGRDLWIVPGTVRDQRVPSFDNIDPQLEPTWQDSTSAGLEFQIAPATVVTARYVRTDLRQVIDDIGALIGGNTVLMIANPGSGRARTMPTSGLTAPFPTPAVKRQYDGLDVGITRRLANRWFGGASYTLSRLYGNYGGLASSDEIRTPTTGASFKTHQQQSGSVANPGGSVNNAWNLDQVVWDAHGRLDVAGRLATDRPHVLKLYGGGTLAAGTDLGMTVLAASGTPISTYVNTTAQAEVFVNGRGDMGRTPALTQTDAVLAHQFAFPGRSRLRLQLTVLNVFNQKTPRHLFNWLNRGAGIARASSAIDLSRIDLAKGYDYEALIRATPDGANAFDPRYGKADLFNDGRQAQLMVRIAF
- a CDS encoding DUF1810 family protein, with amino-acid sequence MSLDRFREAQNSAFAGFDTALDELRSGGKRSHWIWYVFPQLDGLGSSTYARTFALNGVAEAEEYLRDPELRRRLLGVTTVVAEQLRKGTAVDVLMGSDIDAKKLVSSLTLFRHVARSLPGRKGSDEYAALARAADDVLAVAAAQGYPPCAYTLGRLRSSP